A stretch of the Filimonas lacunae genome encodes the following:
- a CDS encoding voltage-gated chloride channel family protein, whose product MLKKLLLHSLALLLLSAITGSVIALFLWLLDTVTHFRFQHPWLLYLLPLGGILVYYLYQLWGKNSEKGNNLIIEEIHAPGGGVPRRMAPLVLAGTIITHLFGGSAGREGTAVQIGGSTASLVSQWFSNHVINKQVLLMAGIAAGFGAVFGTPFAGTIFAVEVLALGSFTFSPLIPCLVAAFLADFVCSLYHIHHTHYHISSIVTRINGWLIFKVAGAGILFGFTAFLFAELTHGFKYLFQRIPVKWLIPAVGGVMIIALTWLLQTDDYLGLGVQKPPKVTGISIVGAFGPAHAPWLSWWWKLLFTAITLSCGMKGGEVTPLFFIGATLGSVLGSLLGVPVDLMAALGFIAVFAGATNTPIACTIMGIELFGPYYTFYFAIACGAAYLSSGHISIYSSQQIQHPKLFNRRRHGHETSMAAGFQRRRQFTAKYISTLKQLLR is encoded by the coding sequence GTGTTAAAAAAGCTACTCTTACATTCCCTGGCATTACTCCTTTTATCCGCAATCACCGGCTCTGTTATCGCCTTGTTTTTATGGTTACTGGATACGGTAACCCACTTCCGCTTTCAACATCCCTGGCTGTTATATCTGCTGCCCCTGGGTGGCATACTGGTATATTACCTCTACCAGCTATGGGGCAAAAACAGTGAAAAAGGCAATAACCTTATTATAGAAGAAATACATGCTCCGGGTGGAGGCGTTCCCCGTCGCATGGCTCCGCTGGTGCTGGCAGGCACTATCATTACCCACTTATTCGGTGGCTCAGCCGGCCGTGAAGGCACTGCCGTACAAATAGGTGGCAGCACCGCATCCCTGGTAAGCCAATGGTTTAGCAACCATGTCATTAATAAACAGGTGTTACTAATGGCCGGTATTGCAGCGGGTTTCGGTGCTGTGTTTGGCACTCCCTTCGCCGGCACCATCTTCGCTGTGGAAGTGCTGGCGCTGGGCAGCTTTACCTTTAGTCCATTGATACCTTGCCTGGTAGCAGCATTCCTGGCAGATTTTGTATGCTCGCTATACCATATCCACCACACCCATTACCATATATCTTCCATAGTCACACGTATCAACGGCTGGCTCATATTCAAAGTAGCGGGCGCAGGCATCCTGTTCGGTTTCACCGCTTTCCTGTTTGCTGAGCTTACCCACGGATTCAAATACCTGTTTCAACGCATACCGGTAAAATGGCTGATACCAGCCGTGGGTGGTGTTATGATTATTGCGCTTACCTGGCTGTTGCAAACCGACGATTACCTGGGGCTGGGGGTGCAAAAACCACCCAAAGTAACCGGAATCTCTATTGTCGGAGCATTTGGCCCCGCCCACGCCCCCTGGCTCAGCTGGTGGTGGAAGCTGTTGTTTACCGCTATCACTTTATCCTGTGGCATGAAAGGTGGCGAAGTAACTCCCTTGTTCTTTATCGGGGCTACCCTGGGCAGCGTACTGGGCAGTCTTCTCGGCGTGCCGGTAGATCTCATGGCCGCACTCGGTTTTATTGCTGTATTTGCCGGTGCTACCAACACCCCCATCGCCTGCACCATCATGGGCATAGAACTCTTTGGCCCGTATTATACCTTTTACTTTGCCATTGCCTGTGGTGCAGCCTACCTCAGCAGTGGCCATATCAGCATCTATTCCAGCCAACAGATACAACATCCCAAACTGTTTAACAGGCGCAGGCACGGACACGAAACCTCAATGGCAGCCGGCTTCCAGCGACGCAGGCAGTTTACGGCCAAATACATCAGCACATTAAAGCAATTGCTGCGTTAA
- a CDS encoding SDR family oxidoreductase: MNYSNELNGKIALVTGGTKGAGRAIAERLLQAGATVIITARNAAENLAGNLHFISADLSTESGTKKVVDEVLSKHKKLDILVNNLGASETPGGGFAVLTDKDWEKTLQTNLLAPVRLDRGFLPQMLEQKSGVIIHIASIQGRLPLYDATLPYAAAKAGLINYSKGLSKEVTSKGVRVLTVSPGWIRTENVKYFLERIAQSSNCSIEEAQQSVMDALGGIPFGRPAEPEEVAELVGFLVSPRANYLTGTEFVIDGGTLPTI, encoded by the coding sequence ATGAATTACAGCAATGAGTTAAATGGAAAAATTGCCCTGGTAACAGGAGGTACAAAGGGAGCTGGAAGGGCAATTGCAGAAAGGCTGCTACAAGCTGGTGCAACTGTTATCATTACCGCAAGAAATGCAGCTGAAAATTTAGCCGGAAACCTGCATTTTATTTCAGCAGATTTGAGTACGGAATCAGGCACAAAAAAAGTGGTGGACGAAGTTTTATCAAAACACAAAAAACTCGACATCCTTGTAAACAACCTGGGAGCGTCGGAAACTCCGGGCGGTGGTTTTGCGGTTTTAACCGATAAAGACTGGGAGAAAACCTTGCAAACAAACCTGTTGGCACCGGTGAGATTAGACCGTGGATTTTTACCGCAAATGCTGGAACAAAAAAGCGGGGTGATCATTCACATTGCTTCTATCCAGGGGCGGCTTCCCTTATATGATGCAACGCTTCCCTATGCGGCAGCCAAGGCTGGCCTGATCAATTACAGCAAAGGATTATCGAAAGAGGTGACTTCTAAAGGGGTGCGGGTACTGACAGTTTCTCCGGGATGGATCAGGACGGAAAATGTCAAATACTTTTTGGAACGGATTGCCCAGAGTTCAAATTGTTCTATTGAGGAGGCTCAACAAAGCGTTATGGATGCCTTGGGTGGAATACCCTTCGGAAGACCAGCAGAGCCTGAAGAAGTAGCTGAACTGGTTGGTTTTCTGGTTTCTCCGAGAGCCAACTATTTAACAGGGACAGAATTCGTCATCGATGGCGGCACACTACCCACCATTTAA
- the dusB gene encoding tRNA dihydrouridine synthase DusB, whose amino-acid sequence MVKIDNIELPDFPLLLAPMEDVTDPPFRAVCKDNGADLLYTEFISCAGLIRDAIKMRRKLDIFDYEQPIGIQLFGGDEESIAIASRIVETTNPDLLDINYGCPVKKVAGKGAGAGVLKDLDLMVRLTDSCVKATRLPVTVKTRLGWDEDSKNIEEVAERLQDVGIKALTIHGRTRSQMYKGEADWTLIGKIKNNPRIHIPIFGNGDIDSPQKALEYKNRYGVDGIMIGRATIGYPWIFREIKHYLQTGEMPPAPTVEERVAVCRKHLRKSLEWKGPVTGIFEMRQQYSKYLKGIPNMKEYRNRLVVLTEPEEIEAVLDEILVTCQGFEMEYAPIELINYHENCPL is encoded by the coding sequence GTGGTAAAGATTGATAACATAGAACTGCCGGATTTCCCCCTTTTACTCGCCCCCATGGAAGATGTAACCGATCCGCCATTCCGGGCCGTTTGTAAAGACAATGGTGCAGATCTGCTGTATACCGAATTCATTTCCTGCGCCGGCCTTATACGCGATGCTATCAAGATGCGCAGGAAGCTGGATATCTTTGATTATGAACAACCTATAGGCATACAATTGTTTGGCGGCGATGAAGAAAGCATTGCTATAGCTTCCCGTATTGTAGAAACCACCAACCCCGATCTGCTGGATATCAACTACGGCTGCCCGGTAAAAAAGGTAGCAGGTAAAGGAGCAGGAGCAGGTGTGTTAAAAGACCTGGACCTGATGGTGCGTCTTACCGATTCCTGTGTAAAAGCCACCCGCCTGCCCGTAACCGTAAAAACACGGTTGGGTTGGGATGAAGACAGCAAAAACATTGAAGAGGTGGCAGAAAGGCTGCAGGACGTGGGCATTAAAGCCCTCACCATTCACGGCCGCACCCGCAGCCAGATGTATAAAGGCGAAGCAGACTGGACCTTAATTGGTAAAATCAAAAACAATCCCCGCATTCATATCCCCATCTTTGGCAACGGTGATATCGACAGCCCGCAAAAAGCGCTGGAATATAAAAACCGCTATGGTGTAGATGGCATTATGATAGGCCGTGCCACGATAGGTTATCCGTGGATATTCCGCGAGATAAAACACTACCTGCAAACCGGCGAAATGCCACCTGCCCCTACCGTAGAAGAACGCGTGGCAGTATGCCGTAAACACCTGCGCAAGTCGCTGGAATGGAAAGGCCCTGTAACAGGTATTTTTGAAATGCGACAGCAATATTCCAAATACCTCAAAGGCATTCCTAACATGAAAGAATACCGCAACAGGCTGGTGGTATTAACCGAACCGGAAGAGATAGAAGCGGTGTTAGACGAAATACTGGTTACCTGCCAGGGCTTTGAAATGGAATACGCTCCTATCGAACTCATTAACTACCACGAAAACTGTCCTTTATAG
- a CDS encoding nuclear transport factor 2 family protein produces the protein MNLPKVIADLVTAQNQFDSLAYANCFSETAVVFDEGKTHTGRRVIQEWIDESNKKYKSVMKPLSITQEGKTSVLSAECSGTFDGSPIILKFHFDIKDGLIQTLKVTS, from the coding sequence ATGAATTTACCAAAAGTAATAGCTGACTTAGTAACAGCTCAAAACCAATTCGACAGTCTGGCTTATGCTAACTGTTTTTCTGAAACAGCTGTTGTGTTTGACGAAGGAAAAACGCATACTGGAAGGAGGGTTATCCAGGAGTGGATCGACGAATCAAATAAAAAGTACAAATCGGTAATGAAGCCACTGTCAATAACACAGGAAGGTAAAACCAGCGTTTTATCTGCAGAGTGTTCAGGAACATTTGATGGAAGTCCAATTATCTTAAAATTTCATTTTGATATAAAAGATGGACTTATTCAAACTTTGAAAGTAACGAGCTAG
- a CDS encoding DUF2062 domain-containing protein: protein MKTFLQTKLVTPLLALLKQGVTPGKLALAVSLGITIATIPVFGATTLVCLAVIPLFRLNPGAILLVNQFAYPLQFILYIPLIRAGEWLFHKKALLLSVSQVFQLFKSNLLRAISTLWWSTLYALIAWLLVAIPLTWLLYSLLTPLFVKIKRAGTPSGTQ from the coding sequence ATGAAAACTTTCCTGCAAACAAAACTGGTTACTCCCTTACTTGCCCTGTTAAAACAGGGAGTAACACCAGGCAAACTAGCCCTGGCAGTAAGCCTCGGCATTACCATTGCCACCATCCCCGTTTTTGGAGCCACTACGCTGGTTTGCCTGGCAGTTATTCCGCTGTTCCGGCTTAACCCGGGCGCCATTTTATTGGTAAACCAGTTTGCCTATCCGCTTCAATTTATACTATACATTCCCCTTATCCGCGCCGGGGAGTGGTTGTTTCATAAAAAAGCCCTGTTACTTTCCGTGTCGCAGGTGTTTCAGTTGTTTAAATCCAACCTGCTCCGGGCCATTAGCACACTTTGGTGGTCAACCCTATACGCATTAATCGCCTGGTTGCTGGTAGCCATACCACTTACCTGGCTGTTATACAGCCTGTTAACTCCGTTGTTTGTTAAAATTAAACGGGCAGGTACTCCTTCCGGTACACAATAG
- a CDS encoding winged helix-turn-helix transcriptional regulator produces the protein MRERKVPLNLNCGLDLIGEVLYGKWKIRLLWFINEGHKRPSELQRKIPDASRRVLNVQLNELEAHDLIEKKIFAVVPPKVEYSLTPFGKTIIPIIGALGKWGDENENRLRDLILNNKISDQ, from the coding sequence ATGCGCGAAAGAAAGGTTCCTTTAAATTTGAATTGCGGCCTTGACCTGATAGGCGAGGTTTTGTATGGTAAATGGAAGATCCGGTTACTTTGGTTTATTAACGAAGGGCACAAACGTCCGAGTGAATTACAAAGAAAGATCCCGGATGCCTCACGAAGAGTGTTGAATGTACAGTTAAACGAACTTGAAGCTCACGACTTAATTGAAAAGAAAATTTTCGCAGTGGTTCCTCCAAAAGTGGAATATTCTTTGACCCCTTTTGGAAAAACAATAATTCCTATCATCGGGGCTTTAGGTAAATGGGGCGATGAAAATGAGAACAGGTTACGTGATCTTATTCTAAATAACAAAATAAGTGATCAATAA
- a CDS encoding SusC/RagA family TonB-linked outer membrane protein, with translation MRRIYLLLILLFFGVGAAVAQTRTVTGVVTDKGSGAPLPGVTVKVKNGTKGAETNAVGKYQVTIPASGAVTLTFSYIGYKAVDAAVAGEVLDMQMESSANVMDTIVVSIGYTAVKRKEVTGSSVSVTGDDLKMAPVTTAAQALTGKAAGVNVVTQSGAPGAPVNIVIRGGASITQSTTPLYIVDGFQMDDALRQIDINDIQTIDVLKDASATSIYGARGSNGVILITTRSGKKGKTQVNYNGYYGQERLGKKLPMLGVKDYVRYQYELQQLGGSIANWANYFGGSITDPNFYTNAYNYIDTAYGNKRGVDWQDQVFGGSTTSQNHNLSVGGGNEKTNFLFSYNNTGQKGIFAKHDYNRNGLRLKLEHEVAKNAKVNFNTDYMETRVNGGGSMGGALKLTLLQAPTGGIRYTNDQLVNSDIGNDMLKYDSQYDINNPIITNDAVTQTNYTRQFYLNTGLDLGITKDIKFRTLGSYLWQQEREDYFDDGRTRTALANLGPWGTRENSEKYTWQITNTVNWGHTYDKHKVNLLLGQEAYYSQTQNQFNSYYGFPVNNFGLNDVSLTKGNVKNEGTNGIDRTTLASFFTRASYNFDDRLIVNASLRADGSSKFGVNNKWGYFPSLSAAWRISEEAFMRSQNLVTDLKLRVGYGTAGNNAIDGGYYTTGYSGGSYAINKANFPTLTPGTRLGNPNIKWETIKSTNIGVDVEFLKRRFTFSMDLYNNESSDLLVEVGIPPSAGYKSQYQNIGAIRNRGIELVLGSNNISTPKFKWKTNVNVSFNRSKVMKLYGIGGQDQWITSAGGASFLIKVGQPIGQFYGYNYGGIYTTADFTQNADGTYLLKDGVARAASVKPANVKPGDVKYIPTAGAKDAAGNPTWNTDDRTVIGNAQPKFQGGMTNTFNYSGFDFTVFMNFAVGGKVFNANTQRFIGPYLPNQNTLTAMNSRFTLIDPATGKETTDLQRLAALNPQQNDPKAVWSLHGDNKIAISDPIDYYLEDASFLRLSTITLGYNLPKSVMSTIHLSKARVYCTLNNIHTFTKYKGYDPAVSANGNATTQGVDNSAYPVSKSVVFGVNISL, from the coding sequence ATGAGAAGAATTTATCTCCTGCTCATTTTGCTGTTTTTTGGGGTCGGTGCCGCCGTGGCACAAACCCGGACGGTGACTGGTGTAGTCACCGATAAGGGGAGTGGTGCGCCGCTACCTGGTGTAACAGTGAAAGTGAAAAACGGTACAAAAGGAGCGGAAACCAACGCGGTAGGTAAATACCAGGTAACTATTCCTGCCAGTGGAGCTGTTACATTAACGTTCTCTTACATCGGCTATAAAGCTGTAGATGCAGCGGTTGCCGGTGAGGTACTGGACATGCAAATGGAATCCAGCGCCAATGTAATGGATACAATTGTGGTATCTATTGGTTATACCGCGGTAAAGCGTAAGGAAGTAACCGGTTCTTCGGTATCGGTTACCGGTGATGATTTGAAAATGGCTCCCGTAACAACCGCAGCACAGGCATTGACCGGTAAGGCGGCTGGTGTAAACGTGGTTACGCAAAGTGGCGCTCCGGGAGCGCCCGTTAACATTGTAATTCGTGGTGGTGCTTCTATTACACAATCAACAACTCCATTGTACATTGTGGATGGGTTTCAGATGGATGACGCTTTGCGCCAGATTGATATCAACGACATTCAAACGATTGATGTGCTGAAAGATGCTTCTGCTACTTCTATTTATGGTGCGCGCGGTTCTAACGGTGTAATTCTGATCACCACCAGATCGGGTAAAAAAGGCAAAACGCAGGTAAACTACAATGGTTATTATGGCCAGGAGCGCCTGGGTAAAAAACTGCCTATGCTGGGGGTGAAGGATTATGTGAGATACCAATATGAGTTGCAACAGCTGGGAGGTTCTATTGCCAACTGGGCAAACTATTTTGGTGGTAGTATCACTGATCCAAACTTTTACACCAACGCCTATAATTACATTGATACTGCTTACGGCAACAAACGTGGTGTAGATTGGCAAGATCAGGTTTTTGGTGGTAGCACTACCAGCCAGAACCACAACCTGAGTGTAGGTGGTGGTAATGAAAAAACGAACTTTTTATTCAGCTATAACAATACCGGCCAGAAGGGCATTTTTGCTAAGCACGATTATAATCGTAATGGTTTGCGATTGAAACTGGAGCACGAGGTAGCAAAGAATGCGAAAGTGAACTTCAACACCGACTATATGGAAACCCGTGTGAATGGCGGTGGTTCTATGGGCGGTGCGTTAAAGCTGACGCTGTTGCAGGCACCTACAGGTGGTATACGTTATACCAACGATCAACTGGTGAATTCTGATATAGGCAACGATATGTTGAAATACGATTCGCAGTATGATATCAATAACCCTATCATTACCAATGATGCGGTAACACAAACTAATTATACCCGCCAGTTCTATCTGAATACCGGGTTGGATTTAGGTATTACTAAAGATATCAAGTTCCGCACCCTGGGCAGCTATCTATGGCAACAGGAGCGTGAGGATTATTTTGACGATGGCCGTACACGTACAGCATTAGCAAACCTGGGTCCTTGGGGTACGCGCGAGAACAGTGAAAAATATACCTGGCAGATAACGAATACCGTTAACTGGGGACATACTTATGATAAGCATAAAGTAAACTTGTTGTTAGGTCAGGAAGCTTATTATTCTCAAACACAAAACCAGTTTAACTCGTACTACGGTTTCCCGGTAAATAACTTTGGTTTGAATGATGTGTCGCTGACTAAAGGCAACGTTAAAAATGAGGGTACTAATGGCATTGATCGTACTACGCTGGCTTCTTTCTTTACCAGGGCTTCGTACAATTTTGACGACCGTTTGATTGTGAATGCTTCTTTACGTGCGGATGGTTCCAGTAAGTTCGGCGTTAATAATAAATGGGGATATTTTCCATCTTTATCTGCCGCGTGGCGTATTTCGGAAGAGGCATTTATGAGAAGCCAAAACCTGGTGACAGATTTAAAACTGCGCGTAGGTTACGGTACTGCTGGTAACAATGCTATTGATGGTGGTTATTATACCACGGGCTATAGTGGTGGTAGCTATGCTATTAACAAAGCTAATTTCCCTACCCTTACGCCAGGTACACGCCTGGGTAATCCCAATATAAAATGGGAAACCATTAAATCAACCAACATTGGTGTGGATGTAGAGTTTCTGAAAAGAAGATTTACATTCTCTATGGACTTATATAATAATGAATCAAGCGATCTGCTGGTTGAGGTAGGTATTCCACCTTCTGCAGGCTACAAATCACAGTATCAGAATATTGGTGCTATCCGCAACCGTGGTATAGAGCTGGTGTTAGGAAGCAATAACATCAGTACTCCTAAATTCAAGTGGAAAACCAATGTGAATGTTTCTTTTAACAGGTCTAAAGTGATGAAACTGTATGGTATTGGTGGTCAGGATCAATGGATTACTTCTGCCGGTGGCGCCAGCTTCCTGATAAAAGTAGGACAGCCAATAGGTCAGTTTTATGGCTACAACTATGGTGGTATATACACTACTGCTGATTTTACGCAGAATGCAGATGGTACTTATCTGCTGAAAGATGGGGTAGCACGGGCTGCTTCTGTAAAGCCGGCTAATGTGAAACCTGGTGATGTGAAATATATACCTACTGCTGGTGCTAAAGATGCAGCGGGTAACCCTACATGGAATACGGATGATCGTACTGTAATTGGTAATGCACAACCTAAATTCCAGGGTGGTATGACCAACACTTTCAACTATTCCGGTTTTGATTTTACGGTGTTTATGAACTTTGCTGTAGGTGGTAAAGTGTTTAACGCCAATACTCAGCGTTTTATCGGCCCCTACCTGCCTAACCAGAACACCCTTACAGCTATGAACAGCCGCTTTACGCTGATTGATCCTGCTACTGGTAAGGAAACAACCGATCTGCAACGTCTGGCTGCGCTGAACCCACAGCAGAATGATCCTAAAGCGGTGTGGAGCCTGCATGGTGATAACAAAATTGCGATCAGCGATCCTATTGATTATTACCTGGAAGATGCTTCTTTTCTGCGTTTAAGCACTATTACACTGGGGTATAACTTACCTAAAAGTGTAATGTCTACTATTCACCTAAGCAAGGCAAGGGTATATTGTACGCTTAATAACATTCACACATTCACTAAATACAAAGGTTACGATCCGGCGGTATCTGCCAATGGTAACGCTACAACGCAGGGTGTTGATAATTCGGCTTACCCGGTATCTAAAAGCGTGGTTTTTGGTGTAAACATTTCACTTTAA
- a CDS encoding DUF4846 domain-containing protein, which translates to MRYLFIPMLLIGSSAFMLIHHHTKQIAPPPKIIQQTKPLSTIHDIPLPEGFVRISQPEGSFGAYLRRLPLKADKTVYLYNGTKKANQTAQFAVLDIPVGNKDLQQCADAVMRIYAEYQYSRKQYHRIAFSSLDGTSMDFTSWMKGYRFYEKHNKLQKQLNATPCSTHTCLNNYLQTVFAYASTLSLNSDLVPVTEGWNSIQPGYVFIKGGSPGHAVLVTDVAWNPATGQKIFLLAQSYMPAQEIHILQNPGIHNSPWYLVETTNSKLYTPEWIFDIQQLKKFPA; encoded by the coding sequence ATGAGATACCTGTTTATTCCTATGCTGCTCATAGGCAGTAGTGCTTTTATGCTTATTCATCACCACACCAAACAAATAGCCCCTCCTCCCAAAATAATACAACAAACCAAGCCCCTTTCAACCATTCACGATATTCCACTACCCGAAGGCTTTGTACGCATATCTCAACCCGAAGGCTCGTTTGGTGCTTACCTGCGCCGGTTACCCTTGAAAGCAGATAAAACAGTGTACCTATATAATGGAACCAAAAAAGCCAATCAAACCGCACAGTTTGCCGTACTGGATATTCCTGTTGGCAATAAAGACTTACAACAATGTGCCGATGCGGTTATGCGCATCTATGCCGAATACCAGTATTCCCGTAAACAATATCACCGCATTGCCTTTAGTTCGCTCGATGGCACCAGCATGGACTTTACCAGCTGGATGAAAGGCTACCGCTTTTATGAAAAGCATAATAAGCTACAGAAACAACTCAACGCCACTCCCTGCAGCACACACACCTGCCTGAACAATTACCTGCAAACCGTATTTGCCTATGCCAGCACTCTTTCGCTTAATAGCGACCTGGTTCCGGTTACCGAAGGATGGAATAGTATTCAACCCGGTTATGTATTTATTAAAGGCGGCTCGCCCGGTCATGCAGTTCTGGTAACTGATGTAGCCTGGAATCCCGCTACCGGCCAAAAAATATTTCTGCTGGCACAAAGCTATATGCCCGCACAGGAGATTCATATTTTGCAAAACCCGGGCATACACAACTCACCCTGGTACCTTGTTGAAACCACTAATAGCAAACTATACACACCAGAGTGGATATTTGATATACAGCAACTTAAAAAATTTCCGGCCTGA
- a CDS encoding NAD(P)-dependent oxidoreductase — protein sequence MSSTIAVIGATGKSGQYLVKTLLQQGYTLRLLLRTPEKFTQHHPLVSIYKGDVTDAKDVLALVKGCSAIISTLGQPQNQPPVFSTAASNIIKAMHTHHIQRYIAVTGLSIDIPGDKKSTHITQLSQWMQQTYPAIIADKQKEYQTLANSAIDWTLVRLPVIEQTEARYNMAVSLYDCPGEKISATDLAFFLIEQLYNKQYIGKAPFIANVS from the coding sequence ATGTCATCAACAATAGCCGTTATAGGCGCTACCGGAAAATCAGGACAATACCTGGTTAAAACACTTTTACAACAAGGGTATACACTTCGCCTGTTACTGCGCACACCCGAAAAGTTTACACAGCATCATCCATTGGTATCCATATATAAAGGAGATGTAACAGATGCTAAAGATGTATTGGCATTGGTAAAAGGATGTAGTGCCATCATCAGCACATTAGGCCAGCCCCAAAATCAGCCACCTGTTTTTAGCACAGCAGCCAGCAATATCATCAAAGCCATGCATACGCACCATATTCAGCGATATATTGCCGTAACAGGATTAAGTATTGATATTCCCGGCGACAAAAAAAGCACGCACATTACGCAGCTTTCGCAATGGATGCAGCAAACCTATCCTGCCATTATAGCTGATAAACAAAAGGAATATCAAACACTGGCCAACAGTGCTATTGACTGGACCTTAGTGCGCCTGCCTGTAATAGAACAAACAGAGGCTCGCTATAATATGGCAGTGAGCTTATATGATTGCCCCGGAGAAAAGATCAGCGCTACCGATCTGGCTTTTTTTCTCATAGAACAGTTATACAACAAACAATATATTGGTAAAGCACCGTTTATTGCCAACGTATCATAA